Within the Solwaraspora sp. WMMA2056 genome, the region CACCTGGCCGTTGCCTGCGGCGACCTGCACACCGCAGCGCGGGACCTGCGTGAGGGCCTAGACCTCATCGCGGCGATGCCGCACGTTCCGATGGGTGCGACGGTCGGCGCCGGCGTCGCGGCCCTGCTGTTGAATGCCGGCTCGCCGGCGGCGGCCGCCGAGGTGCTCGGTGCCAGTCGAGCGCTCACCGGTACGGCCGACGCCGACGTCCTGCTACTCGAGCGCCGGCTGGGCGAGCAGCTCGACACGAGGGGCTACCAGGACGCATGCAGCCTGGAACCCGTCGCGGCCCTGGCCCTCATCCAACGAAGCCTCGCCGACACCATCATTCCCGACGCTGGTAGGCAAACACGGCCAACGGGCAGAAGATCACCAGTAGGACAGCCGACCAAATCAAGGTCTGGCTGACCGCTTCACCGGCACCACCTCCGTTGAGCAGCGCGCGGCAGGCGTCCATGGCGTGCGTGACGGGATTGACGTTCGCCCACGCCCTAAGCCATCCCGGCAGGGTGTCGGTGGGCGCCGACAGGCTCGTCCCGAGCACGAGCGGCAGGAATGCTACGAACGAAAAGCCGAGCACCGCGCCCTCGTCCCGGACGAGTACGCCCAAGAAGACCGTCACCCAGCTAAGGCAGAACCCGAACGCGACGGCCAGCAGCACGGCCGCCAGCGTCGACAGTAGATCGGTCTGCACCCGGAAGCCGAGTGCGTATCCGATGCCGAACAGGATAATCACCGCGATCACGTACCGGATCACATCGGCCGCCACGCTTCCAAGCAGCGGCGCCGCGCGGCCGATGGGCAGGCTCCGGAAGCGGTCGAAGATGCCCTTTTTCACGTCGATGTTGAGGTTCAGCCCGGTGGCCAGCATCCCGGAGAGGCTGGTGGTCATCACCAAAATCCCAGGGAACAGATACTGCAGGTAACTGTCGGTGGACCCAGACACCGCCCCCCCGAACAGGTACAGGAACAGGACCAGGAAGATCACCGGGGTCATCACCCCGTTGACCAGATAGCCGGGATTACGCCTAGTCTTCACGAGGCTTCGCTTGGCCAGTACGGCGCTGTGCCGCAGCAGCCCGAGCGGCCGAGGCCGATAGGTTTCGGTGGTGGTCATCGCCGCACCTCCGCGGATCGGCCGGTCAGGGTGAAAAAGACCTCGTCGAGGCTGGGCAGGCGCAGCGAGAACTCCGCTAGCCGTACGCCTTCGGCAGCAAGGCGCTGAACTACCTCGGGGAGGACTCGGTCATCGTCTACTGGCACAGTGACAACGCCACGGTCGACCGGTTCGGCGCGCCGCCCGGCGACCTGCTCCAGCACCCCCACAACCAGGTCCGTATGCCGCGGATCGACCGGCCGCACAACGATCGCCTGTCCGCCCACGATTCGTTTGAGGTCAGCAGGCGTTCCGTCGGCGATAGCCCGTCCGTCGTCGATCACGTAGATGTAGTCAGCCAACGCGTCCGCCTCCTCCAGGTACTGCGTCGTCAGCAGCACGGTCGCACCATCGGCCGTCATGCTGCGCACCAGCCGCCACAGATCCTCACGGCGGCCAGGGTCGAGCCCGGTGGTGGGCTCGTCGAGAAAGACGATGTGCGGTCGCCCTACCAGGCTCACCGCGAGGTCGAGGCGACGTCGCATGCCTCCGGACAACGCAGAGGCCCGCTGCTTCCCAGACTCATGCAAGTCGAACTGCCGCAGCAGTTCGTCGGCGCGGAACCTGGCTTCCGCCTTGCGCATGTCAAGCAACTGCCCGACCATCACGAGGTTCTCGAAAGCGGTCAGTTCCTCATCGACGGTGGCATACTGGCCGGTCAGTCCGATCAGGCGCCGTACCCGGGACGCCTGGGTCACGACATCCAGACCGCTGACGACCGCGCGGCCCTCATCTGGCCGCAGCAGGGTCGCCAGGATACGGATGGCTGTGGTCTTGCCGGCACCGTTGGGCCCGAGCACACCCAGGACCTTTCCAGCGGGTGCAGCAAGGTCGAGCCCACTGAGCGCGGTCTTCTTGCCGAAG harbors:
- a CDS encoding ABC transporter permease, with the protein product MTTTETYRPRPLGLLRHSAVLAKRSLVKTRRNPGYLVNGVMTPVIFLVLFLYLFGGAVSGSTDSYLQYLFPGILVMTTSLSGMLATGLNLNIDVKKGIFDRFRSLPIGRAAPLLGSVAADVIRYVIAVIILFGIGYALGFRVQTDLLSTLAAVLLAVAFGFCLSWVTVFLGVLVRDEGAVLGFSFVAFLPLVLGTSLSAPTDTLPGWLRAWANVNPVTHAMDACRALLNGGGAGEAVSQTLIWSAVLLVIFCPLAVFAYQRRE
- a CDS encoding ATP-binding cassette domain-containing protein, with translation MDYAFQTEGLVKRFGKKTALSGLDLAAPAGKVLGVLGPNGAGKTTAIRILATLLRPDEGRAVVSGLDVVTQASRVRRLIGLTGQYATVDEELTAFENLVMVGQLLDMRKAEARFRADELLRQFDLHESGKQRASALSGGMRRRLDLAVSLVGRPHIVFLDEPTTGLDPGRREDLWRLVRSMTADGATVLLTTQYLEEADALADYIYVIDDGRAIADGTPADLKRIVGGQAIVVRPVDPRHTDLVVGVLEQVAGRRAEPVDRGVVTVPVDDDRVLPEVVQRLAAEGVRLAEFSLRLPSLDEVFFTLTGRSAEVRR